The genomic region GGGAACATGTTAAATCAAACGACAGCAAATCTGTCCATGAACGACACCCACAGACCTGTCCTCTACTTCTAAACCTTCAACTTCTAAATGAAAAGGATCACACCATCATAGGAGTAACATGTTTAAAAATTACTTTAGACTTTGTCCCCCTGGATaacaacaatgaaaataaaagcaGCAGTGAGTCCATGGTTTAATATAGAGATCAGTGTTGTGTTGTAATCAGTTGTGGCTGGGCCGTGGGGTTGCTGCCATCTGTGTCTCCCGCTGGGAGGATAGATCCAGCCTGCCTGAGGACCAGCTGGAGCTCACATAGTATGACTCACTGATACATCATGCAGTTAGACACACAGCACCCCCCACAGGAACAACCAAGCAACAACAGTAAGCACACAGAGCTTAAAGCGTCCACATACTTCCCAGTCTAAACAGTTCCaaagagtttgtgcatatattatgaagacattatgtttttgttcgttttggacttCGGTAAGGATTTTTCCGGCTGTTCGGGCACACAACATTTTTTCGAGGGCAGCCGAACTTCGAAAGCCAAAGTATACGCCCCTTCGTCCATGAGTGGTCAACtttagggattcttcaataaagtctttgttgtcattcaactagAGATGACTCATTTTCATGTACATtttttcattgagaaatactgcaccaaagcatcttagttagatgtaaaattgcgcaacTAAGATCTACtcggcaaaaacgtcaaaattaatTAACAGATTTCTTTAGTTttcttagattaattctgactattttgaggtgtatactggctacggagTCTCAAAATGGCCAAACAGTACTATTTCCACTTTTTTCTCATTTTCCAAGCGAAGGTCTAGCCACCAGGCGAACTGAAGCTTGAAGGTCTGTTTGTAAAATACAGAGTAAATTAGAGTGATTTGTCACTTTCAATGTTGACAGTTCTGTAactcactttggataaaagtgaccGCTAAAATAAACAGAAccaaaatataaaaacgcaacatgtaaagtgctggtcctatatttcatgagttgaaataaaatatccccaaAAAGTATTTGTCtgtaatgaagcccttttgtgggggaaaaaatattttgatggcTGGGCCAGTTCGTGGACCTCTGCCCTCCCAGTcacacccatggctgcgcccctgcccagtcatgtgaaatccatagattaggacatAATTCAATTAtttcaattgaccgatttccttatatgaaatgtaaTTCAACAAtaactttgaaattgttgcatttatatttttgttcagtatatatgaaCATATATCATTATATTAATTGAGGGTCTATTTCAATGGCTGTGTTTAGAAAACCAAACACCTAAACCAACTAGTCGTCTTCCTCAGTCAACCCCCAAAGTGACCCCCCCACAGTAAGGACTGACCTTTCCAATCTTCCGATGGTCTCTGTTCCTAGCCTCCTCCTGAAAGCGTTCCCAGTCCTTCAGCATCTTGGAGTCTGGGAAGGAGATGCCGTAGATACGCTGCAGGGTCTCCATGTCCGAACGGCCCTCCCAGTACGTAGAAGAGTTCTGTCGATATTACAggaaaggagtggagaggagatacTATGACATTGTTTTTCACCTTTAGAAGTGATTGGATATTGTAGTCTGTGTGTGCATCACATACCTTGTAGATCTTCAAGGCTTTAATCTTTCCTGTGTGTCTTACATGGGGCCCACGACACAGGTCAATCAGAGGCCCACATCTAAAACAGTAGATAACTCATTTTAGCAGGGCATGGACCAGTGAGGGTCTTCAAATTCATTCAAAAAGCAGTTTACCATAATATATTATAGACAAATCCTTTGCATTAGGCACATTTGTGACTGATTTAGAATTTGATGTACATTCCAAAGATTTATGTGAAGGATTCAAAATAAGAGGGTATAAAGAAGAATTATTGGACAATTCCGTTAAGACAAACTGAGTGGAATGCATTATTGCAACCACGTCAAAGgaatccctctcctccctcttagCTTTTGTGTCCACCTTCAGTTCCATTTCAAGGTCGATCAAGGAAGTGGTTAATAGACATTGTCACATATTACACAGCGACCCCAGCTTTGGTAAAGCATTTGAATCCCTCCCGAGGTTTTGCTATAAGAGACACTCAAATTTACGGGATTGTTTAGTACGGTCAGAATTGCCTAATAAAAAAAGCATTGCATTTCATGTCTATCATTCCTGATGGCAGTTTCCTTGTCACAACTGTCCACTGTTATGCCATGATCAGAGGGAACTCTCTTATCCACCCCCATTCGAGTGGGAGGATAAAGGTTTGGGGTAGAATAACATGTAACACAAAATATGTTGTATATCTACTTAAGTGTGTTCCTGTGACTTTAATGTTGTGGGTAAGACCAAACAGGAACTTAAGACAAGGATATGTGAGCATAAGAGCTCCATTCGCAACCATGGAGAGAAAAAAATTTACCTGTTGCCAGAAATTTCAACAGCCATAATCATGAACTAAGTGCCTTACGTTATATGGGCATTGAATTGGTGAAAGCACCACGTATGGGAGGAGATAGGGGTCAATTACCTCTCCAATGAGAGACATATTGGATAGACCGCTTGACCACTCTATCCCCAGCACGCCTTAATGAGGAGTGGTCTTTATCTTGGGTTTTTTGTACTAGGTTATAAATATGCCAAATATGTAGGTAATGACGTCATGTATTTGTATTGTGTGTCTATAGATCTTTATTTGATTGTCATGTTTCCCCCACAGCTCCCTCTGCTGGGATCTCTTGATTGGGCCAATACTGGCTGAATTTATAATTATGCCCACCTGTGTGGTCTTGTTGGTGTGACATTGATTGCTATTGCCTTGCACGCTGAAGGGCTCATACCCGCAACGTTCATGCAGCAATAAAAATGTCAATTTAAGTTAATTTACCGGAGTGCAGTCCTATTTTCGTTCTTCAAATTCACCAACATGTTAAACTAGTCTTCTGAATAGTTTCTGTACACCAAATAATATTCTGTGATTTACAACTAAACATCAAGAGCTGCTTACCTGTAGACTGTTGTAGTGGGTGTGGTGACTTTCTCATTCAGAATGCGACACTTGAATTTGTTGTACTGAAAATATGGACGCAAACAGATTGGGGAAAAATAAATACCAATTGCTGCCAATCTACTCACAACCCCAATGAAAAAGAAACATCTATAACACATTATATAATCGAGCTACAATCTTTCCCCAGAGGGTGGAGAGATGCCAATGTAGTGTACAGGTCCTCTTATCTCACCTTGAACATCTTCAGTAGGGTCTCCTTGCTGACCTCCAGCCTCTCGAAGGGCTGTTTCTCCTTCACCACAGACTTGCACAGGGCCTCCAGGTACTCAAACTCTGTACTCGACACACCCCTGGCCAGGACAGGACACAGGTCAAACAGAACCCTCAGtaacaacacacctgtcataggCTACtcactacaccagctctgtatcATTTCTGCTCATTACtttataaaggagactagaagcTTATTTTTTCTTAACAATGATAGATGCTTACTGGGGTCCATCGAGGAACATGTCATAGTAGAAGCCATTCTCAATGGGTGGTCCATAACACAGACAGCCTCCATAGAAACGCTCCATGGCCTCACCAAGGATGTGAGCACTGGAGTGCCAGTACACCTGAAACAAGGAGCGGAAACATCTCTGTTACTACCTCCAAGAACAAAGACTATAGAGATTAGAGAGTATGATAGCCCAGAGGGCACATTATACTCACAGCCTGGGCATCATCATTGTCAAAGCGCAGGATCTCCAGTGAGCAGCTCTTCTCCAGAGGTCTATCCAGGTCCCACAGGTCCCCGTTCACCTGGGAAATCACTGCATTGTCAGCCAGGCCCTGACTGAGAGAAATACGATATACCACCATCACCACATAGTTATCATGTGTTGATACAAACAATGGCAAAGACAGAGGGGTGCAACTGATGTCTCCAAGTAACATCATGATCCTCCTTGTCACAGATTTGTCTATGCTGCCAACTTCTACGGACGTTTTTGCCATGACAATTGCCATAGGAGTTGACTGCACAGCACAAAAAAGATATGGGACAAGGATATCATGGTCCAAGATAAGCTCCAGATCCCTCACCTGATGCCACAGGCCAGCTGGTAGGGGGTAGTGACCCAGGCCTGACCCTCCACCCTACATCCATCTGGCAGCTCCACAGTGATGAGCTGGCTGTCTGCAGCTCTCCTGGCCAGCAGGGCATCGCTCTCCTTTTTCAGCTCCTCATACAGCTGCATGCGCTCTGAGATGTAGCCAGGCCACGGTTTCAGCTGGAAAGAGTAACATGGTGATTTATAGGAACTTATGGAAAGAAACTGGGGTGAATTATTTGGGTATTGGTAAGGATATTGCACAAGTTTGAAGGAACGCTTGATTGCATGCATGGGACTTCTAGAATAGATGTATGGGATATTGGACCTTTGGGAGGTAATGTTCCTAATCATTACCTCTCTGCCACCACCCCCTCCCTGTGCCTTCTCTGGCTTCTCCTTCTTGTTGTTCTTATCAACAACAGGTTTGGTCTCATGGGTTTCTGCCTGCACAGAGGTTAAAAATCAAAAGTTTGGTTTATAGGTGAGCAGAAACATGCAAATATTGTCATTGACATTCCACTTAGTGTAAACCACAATAAATAACTGTTGTCTTATATCCATATGATATTCCATAAGCATGTTCAGGGGACTACACCCAGAGCTGTCAACCTATTTCGAGACCAGGGGCAGGGGAGGGTTAGGCAAAAGGTTGGCAGCGTGGTTAGGTTAAAAATCAAATGTTAAGATAATTGTATAAATGGGCGGGGTTTAGGCATAATTATGACTGTAGCCATGGAAGCTACTGGCTGGACTAGGACAGCAAGCTACAGGTCACATACAACAGCCACACAATTTACATGCACTAAGgtggttagctagctaccttaTTATTATCATAATTGCGGTTATTTGGCTGTTGTTGTTCTTTCCCTGTCTTCTTCTCCTGGCCTTTGTTGGTGCCCCCCTTGCCCTGTCCCTCCAGGGCGAGTTCTTCCTGGAGACCCTGGCGGAGGTGCACGAGACGAAATTTGAGCTTCTCATTCTCGCTCCGTAAGCTCTCCAGCTCCGGAGAACTGGCGAGAATGCTGGCGACCTCTGGACCACCATTTAGCCCGTCTCGTAGGAGGCTAAATTCCCGAGTGAGAAGCTCTATCTGGTTCTCTTGCGCGGTCAAACGTGCTGCCATGCACTCCGCCATCTTTAAATGACTCTTCTCTTTCATCAGCAACTGGGAATAGGGTCTTCCTGTCATCAACAGTGAATGGGAATGGAGTCATAGCGCCCTCTTGTGCTTTAGTTTTGTGTTGTAACTTTCACATTTTAACAATCAGTTCATGTCAGCTTGATGCTGCTATTGTAAAAGCCACATACATAGCAAGAGTTTTACTGTAGCAAGGACTGATTACTATTTCAATAAATGTGAGATTGTCTTCTCTGGATTGCCTTTACAGATAAGGCCGAGTATTACATATAAAACCGGTAGAGGGCAGTAGACAAATGTGCCATGGTTTGGAGCATCGACGTGTTTTAATTAGCTGACGACGACAGCACGTTCACAGTGGAGCTAGCTAGCAATGTAAACATTCATTCTGCAACTCACAGGCACCtgagt from Salvelinus fontinalis isolate EN_2023a chromosome 35, ASM2944872v1, whole genome shotgun sequence harbors:
- the LOC129834681 gene encoding threonine--tRNA ligase 1, cytoplasmic-like isoform X1; protein product: MKEKSHLKMAECMAARLTAQENQIELLTREFSLLRDGLNGGPEVASILASSPELESLRSENEKLKFRLVHLRQGLQEELALEGQGKGGTNKGQEKKTGKEQQQPNNRNYDNNKAETHETKPVVDKNNKKEKPEKAQGGGGGRELKPWPGYISERMQLYEELKKESDALLARRAADSQLITVELPDGCRVEGQAWVTTPYQLACGISQGLADNAVISQVNGDLWDLDRPLEKSCSLEILRFDNDDAQAVYWHSSAHILGEAMERFYGGCLCYGPPIENGFYYDMFLDGPQGVSSTEFEYLEALCKSVVKEKQPFERLEVSKETLLKMFKYNKFKCRILNEKVTTPTTTVYRCGPLIDLCRGPHVRHTGKIKALKIYKNSSTYWEGRSDMETLQRIYGISFPDSKMLKDWERFQEEARNRDHRKIGKEQELFFFHDLSPGSCFFLPRGAYLYNTLTDFIREEYCRRGFQEVASPNIYNSKLWETSGHWQHYSDNMFSFPVEQDNFALKPMNCPGHCLMFSHRPRSWRELPLRLADFGVLHRNELSGTLTGLTRVRRFQQDDAHIFCTMEQIESEMKGCLDFLRCVYDVFGFSFQLHLSTRPEKYLGDIAVWNQAEKQLENSLNEFGEPWKLNPGDGAFYGPKIDIKIKDAIGRYHQCATIQLDFQLPIRFNLTFVGKDGDDKARPVIIHRAILGSVERMIAILTENYAGKWPLWLSPRQVMFVPVNPTCEEYARRMCKQFVEAGFMADADLDSSCLLNKKIRNAQLAQYNFILVVGEKEKLTNGVNVRTRDNKVHGELSVSEVLARLTLLKESRCRNAEEEF
- the LOC129834681 gene encoding threonine--tRNA ligase 1, cytoplasmic-like isoform X2 translates to MKEKSHLKMAECMAARLTAQENQIELLTREFSLLRDGLNGGPEVASILASSPELESLRSENEKLKFRLVHLRQGLQEELALEGQGKGGTNKGQEKKTGKEQQQPNNRNYDNNKLKPWPGYISERMQLYEELKKESDALLARRAADSQLITVELPDGCRVEGQAWVTTPYQLACGISQGLADNAVISQVNGDLWDLDRPLEKSCSLEILRFDNDDAQAVYWHSSAHILGEAMERFYGGCLCYGPPIENGFYYDMFLDGPQGVSSTEFEYLEALCKSVVKEKQPFERLEVSKETLLKMFKYNKFKCRILNEKVTTPTTTVYRCGPLIDLCRGPHVRHTGKIKALKIYKNSSTYWEGRSDMETLQRIYGISFPDSKMLKDWERFQEEARNRDHRKIGKEQELFFFHDLSPGSCFFLPRGAYLYNTLTDFIREEYCRRGFQEVASPNIYNSKLWETSGHWQHYSDNMFSFPVEQDNFALKPMNCPGHCLMFSHRPRSWRELPLRLADFGVLHRNELSGTLTGLTRVRRFQQDDAHIFCTMEQIESEMKGCLDFLRCVYDVFGFSFQLHLSTRPEKYLGDIAVWNQAEKQLENSLNEFGEPWKLNPGDGAFYGPKIDIKIKDAIGRYHQCATIQLDFQLPIRFNLTFVGKDGDDKARPVIIHRAILGSVERMIAILTENYAGKWPLWLSPRQVMFVPVNPTCEEYARRMCKQFVEAGFMADADLDSSCLLNKKIRNAQLAQYNFILVVGEKEKLTNGVNVRTRDNKVHGELSVSEVLARLTLLKESRCRNAEEEF